A single genomic interval of uncultured Sphaerochaeta sp. harbors:
- a CDS encoding polyprenyl synthetase family protein, whose protein sequence is MSEFWDDEPHIQAQLQVVRNTIEQTVATAHGFIRPILEDHVNSTGKMLRPALVLITSKIGDEDRSEDAIRVGSVIELIHLASLVHDDIIDGAQKRRGRASVFAKVGAKQAVLAGDFLLARALMLTSGKERGMDSQVVSRALTRLCESELDQDAGQGDFFIDRSTYLRRIGGKTASLFALSCYSGAALQEINDATSKLAHHIGYCMGMAFQIQDDILDYIGSSKKLGKHTGGDVKSGIPTLPLICALEIENELGKHELKSMLSDKKIPLDQRTTTNVLTLVEKLGGIQKAQFLAESYRKRALEEIHRLGNPEVVRMLTSLFEKLSARSV, encoded by the coding sequence ATGTCAGAGTTTTGGGACGATGAGCCTCATATCCAAGCACAACTTCAGGTAGTCCGCAACACCATTGAACAGACTGTTGCTACAGCACATGGTTTTATCAGGCCAATCCTGGAAGACCATGTGAACAGCACCGGCAAGATGCTTCGTCCTGCCTTGGTCCTCATCACCAGCAAGATCGGCGATGAGGATCGCAGTGAGGATGCAATCAGGGTGGGCTCAGTTATTGAACTCATTCATCTTGCATCTTTGGTACATGATGATATCATCGACGGTGCCCAAAAACGACGGGGAAGAGCCTCGGTCTTTGCCAAGGTTGGAGCAAAGCAAGCTGTTTTGGCAGGAGATTTTCTCTTGGCGCGAGCATTGATGCTGACCAGTGGGAAAGAGCGAGGGATGGATAGTCAGGTTGTATCACGAGCACTGACGCGACTGTGTGAAAGTGAACTTGACCAGGATGCTGGGCAGGGGGACTTCTTCATTGACCGAAGTACGTATTTGCGCCGTATTGGGGGTAAGACCGCCAGTCTGTTTGCGCTCAGCTGTTACAGCGGAGCGGCGCTACAGGAAATCAATGATGCAACCAGTAAACTCGCGCACCATATCGGTTATTGCATGGGAATGGCTTTCCAGATCCAGGATGATATTCTTGATTATATCGGAAGCAGCAAGAAACTCGGCAAACATACCGGTGGGGACGTAAAGAGTGGAATCCCTACCCTCCCACTCATCTGTGCCCTGGAGATAGAGAACGAGTTGGGCAAACATGAGCTGAAGAGTATGCTCAGCGACAAGAAAATCCCACTGGACCAGCGTACCACAACAAACGTTCTTACATTGGTTGAGAAACTGGGTGGTATACAAAAAGCGCAATTTCTTGCAGAATCCTATAGAAAGCGAGCCTTGGAAGAAATACACCGCCTCGGCAATCCTGAGGTTGTGCGTATGTTGACTTCCCTGTTTGAAAAATTATCTGCTCGCTCAGTATAG
- a CDS encoding FAD-dependent oxidoreductase, which produces MDKKQIVILGGGYAGVHAAKALHKAFKKQKDKVEITLIDKNRHHILMTELHEVAGNRVDEASVKISFDRIFSGKMVRVVQDKITSIDFEKQVLAGERSTYSYDQLLISTGAQTADFNIPGVKEHAFYLWSLEDALKLRTHIECTVRKAVKEADEEKRKQMLTFVVAGGGFTGVELIGELTEWLPILCKKHGIDFKKEVRLINCEGLGNILNMLPEKPREKAVKRMEKKGVEIMLNSLITNVEADRFTTKNGDVIKTETLVWTCGVRGTEFCERLPLTDGKIGRKAVNEFMQSPDYKNVYLAGDGMWFIEDNRAVPQIVEAAEQTAKTAADGIVYTIKQELGLKATPPKPYKSNFHGYMVSIGGTYAVSHTAGISLSGFFAMALKHLVNLYYQSGVCGVNAIWGYLKHEILEVKDRRSLIGGMATYKVPSYWTVFLRMYLGVMWLIEGIGKINKGWLTDTTGSKVYWGAPAGAESADSWASASQAAVETVASASQAAVETVASASQAAVETVASASQAAGDAAAGAVEQFAPPLLSEPLAIFTWINDTFVAQAPYFFQIMIVLAELGIGLLFLAGLFTFPAAIVSLGLSVMFLIGALAGKEILWYMAVSIVMLGGAGKAFGLDYWVMPYIKKLWNKTPLAKKTYFYLDEPEFTKKQMERKLGRK; this is translated from the coding sequence ATGGATAAGAAACAGATTGTTATTTTAGGTGGAGGCTATGCAGGTGTGCATGCAGCAAAAGCACTGCACAAGGCATTCAAGAAACAGAAAGACAAGGTTGAGATTACCTTGATCGACAAGAACCGCCACCATATTCTCATGACCGAGCTGCATGAAGTTGCAGGAAATCGTGTTGATGAAGCATCGGTAAAGATCTCCTTTGACCGTATTTTTTCCGGCAAGATGGTTAGGGTGGTACAAGACAAAATTACCAGCATTGATTTCGAGAAGCAGGTGCTAGCTGGAGAAAGGTCCACCTACTCCTATGATCAGCTTCTTATCAGCACTGGTGCTCAGACTGCCGATTTCAATATTCCAGGAGTCAAGGAACACGCTTTCTATCTCTGGAGTCTTGAGGATGCATTGAAGCTCCGCACTCATATTGAATGCACGGTACGTAAGGCTGTCAAGGAAGCTGATGAGGAAAAGCGCAAGCAGATGCTCACTTTTGTAGTTGCAGGCGGTGGTTTTACCGGTGTAGAGCTTATTGGCGAGCTGACCGAGTGGCTTCCCATCCTGTGCAAGAAGCACGGTATCGACTTTAAGAAAGAAGTACGCTTGATCAACTGTGAGGGACTGGGAAACATCCTCAACATGCTTCCTGAGAAACCCCGAGAGAAGGCAGTCAAACGTATGGAAAAGAAGGGTGTTGAGATTATGCTCAACAGCCTGATCACCAATGTTGAAGCAGATAGATTCACCACCAAGAACGGAGATGTCATCAAGACAGAAACGCTGGTATGGACCTGCGGTGTCCGTGGTACTGAATTCTGCGAAAGACTCCCCCTCACCGATGGAAAGATTGGAAGAAAGGCTGTCAATGAGTTCATGCAGAGCCCAGACTACAAGAATGTCTATCTCGCTGGGGATGGCATGTGGTTCATCGAGGATAATAGAGCAGTACCTCAGATAGTCGAGGCTGCAGAGCAGACCGCAAAGACCGCTGCCGACGGTATTGTCTATACCATCAAGCAGGAACTTGGGCTGAAAGCAACTCCTCCAAAGCCCTATAAGTCAAATTTCCATGGGTATATGGTGTCCATCGGTGGAACATACGCGGTTAGCCATACTGCTGGGATCTCTCTCTCAGGATTCTTCGCCATGGCACTCAAGCATCTGGTGAACCTGTATTATCAGAGCGGAGTATGCGGTGTCAACGCAATCTGGGGATACCTCAAACATGAGATTCTTGAGGTCAAGGACAGACGTTCTCTCATTGGAGGGATGGCTACCTATAAAGTTCCTTCCTACTGGACTGTGTTCCTGAGAATGTATCTCGGAGTCATGTGGCTCATTGAAGGCATCGGGAAAATCAACAAAGGATGGCTCACCGACACCACTGGATCGAAAGTATATTGGGGCGCTCCAGCTGGGGCAGAATCAGCTGACAGCTGGGCATCAGCCAGCCAGGCAGCGGTAGAGACGGTAGCATCAGCCAGTCAGGCAGCGGTAGAGACGGTAGCATCAGCCAGCCAGGCAGCAGTGGAGACCGTAGCCTCTGCAAGCCAAGCGGCAGGAGATGCAGCTGCTGGTGCAGTTGAGCAGTTTGCACCACCTCTTCTCTCTGAACCTCTTGCCATCTTCACCTGGATAAACGATACCTTCGTAGCACAGGCTCCCTACTTCTTCCAGATTATGATCGTCCTTGCAGAGCTCGGTATTGGACTGTTGTTCCTAGCTGGTCTCTTTACGTTCCCAGCAGCCATTGTCTCGCTTGGACTCTCTGTCATGTTCCTCATCGGAGCTCTGGCGGGCAAGGAGATTCTTTGGTATATGGCAGTATCCATTGTTATGCTTGGGGGAGCTGGAAAGGCTTTCGGGTTGGATTACTGGGTTATGCCGTATATCAAGAAGCTTTGGAACAAGACCCCACTTGCAAAGAAAACCTATTTCTATCTCGATGAACCAGAATTCACGAAGAAGCAAATGGAAAGAAAGTTGGGCAGGAAGTAG
- a CDS encoding LysE family translocator: MEIDYVSVFIFTFVTTFTPGPNTISSAMIGIQVGYRRSIPYFLGIATGFFSIMLLGGLFASLLVRVLPKVMQVFSYIGAAYILYLAYRVLHADYALSEQSTKLLGYKDGLLLQLFNPKVLVLALTIYTTFLGSMDRSIPALFLSALFLTTMSFSAISLWASFGAAFSQFLTTQKTRRLVNGLLALLLVYSAITLLVS; this comes from the coding sequence ATGGAGATTGACTATGTCTCGGTATTCATTTTTACCTTTGTGACCACGTTTACCCCAGGTCCAAATACCATCAGTAGTGCAATGATAGGGATACAGGTGGGTTATAGGCGTAGCATCCCATATTTCTTGGGAATAGCAACCGGCTTTTTCTCCATCATGCTCCTTGGTGGGCTCTTTGCTTCCCTTCTAGTTCGCGTGCTTCCTAAGGTGATGCAGGTGTTCTCTTATATAGGGGCAGCGTACATCCTCTATCTTGCCTACCGTGTCCTGCATGCTGATTATGCACTTTCCGAGCAGAGCACAAAACTGCTGGGCTACAAGGATGGGTTGTTGTTGCAGCTCTTCAATCCAAAGGTACTGGTCCTTGCCCTTACCATCTATACAACATTTCTTGGTTCCATGGACCGGAGTATACCAGCCTTGTTCTTGAGTGCTCTCTTTCTTACAACGATGAGTTTCTCTGCAATCTCACTCTGGGCTTCCTTTGGTGCTGCGTTCTCGCAATTCCTTACCACACAGAAGACCAGGCGATTGGTGAATGGCCTGCTGGCACTGCTGCTTGTCTATAGTGCAATCACGTTGTTAGTTTCCTGA
- a CDS encoding amino acid ABC transporter ATP-binding protein yields MTKQTHKTDETILKIEHLKKWFGDLEVLKDINLEVKRGEVVVIIGASGSGKSTLLRCVNFLEKAQKGKIYVDGKRVKQQEKQLNKVRQGLGMVFQHFNLFPHMTVIGNVMEGMVHVKKMPKDKARKKGLEILEQVGLSDKADVYPAMLSGGQKQRVAIARALAMEPEIMLFDEPTSALDPELVGEVLSVMTDLANKGMTMLVVTHEMWFAKEVADRVIFMDEGVILEEAPPEEMFSAPKEERTLAFLKQVLPPQDDE; encoded by the coding sequence ATGACTAAACAAACACATAAGACAGATGAAACAATCCTGAAGATAGAACATCTCAAGAAGTGGTTCGGGGACCTGGAAGTTCTTAAGGACATAAACCTTGAAGTTAAGCGGGGCGAAGTGGTGGTAATCATCGGCGCCTCGGGAAGTGGCAAAAGTACGCTGCTGCGCTGTGTAAACTTTCTGGAGAAAGCCCAGAAAGGGAAGATATACGTTGATGGCAAGCGAGTAAAGCAACAGGAAAAACAACTGAACAAGGTCCGCCAGGGTCTTGGGATGGTTTTCCAGCACTTCAATCTCTTCCCCCACATGACGGTAATCGGCAATGTGATGGAAGGAATGGTACATGTCAAGAAGATGCCCAAGGACAAAGCAAGGAAGAAAGGCCTCGAGATTCTTGAGCAGGTTGGACTGAGCGACAAAGCAGATGTCTACCCAGCCATGCTTAGCGGCGGGCAGAAACAACGTGTCGCCATTGCCCGTGCGCTTGCCATGGAGCCCGAGATTATGCTCTTCGACGAACCTACCAGCGCACTCGATCCCGAGCTGGTTGGTGAGGTACTCTCAGTCATGACTGACCTTGCAAACAAGGGGATGACGATGTTGGTGGTAACCCATGAGATGTGGTTCGCCAAGGAGGTTGCAGACCGTGTCATCTTCATGGATGAAGGAGTCATTCTTGAGGAAGCTCCCCCTGAGGAAATGTTCAGTGCTCCAAAGGAAGAACGAACCCTCGCCTTCCTGAAACAGGTACTTCCCCCACAGGATGATGAATAG
- a CDS encoding amino acid ABC transporter permease, protein MSILPWDLTVIPQRFFQFADAALYTLQITFFGILLGLIIGLVAALGRLSKRQWISAISRAYIFLIRGTPLLVQLFIIYYGLTSIVTIDPIPSAIIALGVHNGAYIAEIFRGSIQSIDYGQMEAARSLGMTQGKAMQRIVLPQAFKRAVPPLGNQLIIALKDSSLASTIAVPELMLKGRQMGSSSFMYMEMFLIVGIWYLIMTSLLSFVMHRIEQRLKVSDHD, encoded by the coding sequence ATGAGTATATTACCATGGGATCTAACGGTGATTCCCCAGCGTTTTTTCCAATTCGCTGATGCAGCACTCTATACGCTACAGATCACCTTTTTCGGGATTCTACTTGGTCTTATTATTGGATTGGTGGCCGCTCTCGGCCGCCTTTCCAAACGTCAATGGATAAGTGCCATCAGTAGAGCTTACATCTTCCTCATCAGAGGAACACCTCTGCTGGTGCAGTTGTTCATCATTTACTACGGACTTACCAGCATTGTAACCATCGACCCCATCCCCTCTGCGATCATTGCTCTTGGTGTACATAATGGTGCGTACATTGCTGAGATTTTCCGTGGGTCCATCCAGTCCATCGATTATGGGCAGATGGAAGCTGCCCGAAGCTTGGGCATGACCCAGGGAAAGGCAATGCAACGTATTGTGCTCCCACAAGCTTTCAAGCGAGCTGTCCCCCCATTGGGCAACCAGTTGATCATCGCATTGAAGGACAGCAGCCTTGCATCCACCATTGCCGTTCCAGAGCTCATGCTCAAGGGAAGGCAGATGGGCTCTTCCTCCTTCATGTACATGGAGATGTTCCTTATTGTCGGCATCTGGTACCTGATCATGACGAGCCTGCTCTCATTCGTGATGCATCGCATCGAACAAAGATTGAAGGTGAGTGACCATGACTAA
- a CDS encoding ABC transporter substrate-binding protein, producing the protein MKNTNKLYRKLLIIGLMLLISLPALVAQGQMETTNTITFAGSGGYPPFNYMTEDGDIIGFDVDVAAEIANRLDMELEYVATAWDGIVEGLRAKRYDGILGSMGITEEREAVIDFSIPYYYSGPQLIAMKDGGINSVEDLTSDNTLGLVTGTTFENDAKKLGTKVKLYEDDNQTLIELLNGRVDGVLTDRIVGLNAINQLKDGDKLTLVGSVLRSEVMGIGFHEDDDELREQVNAALSDMFADGTMKQISEKWFNGEDITVE; encoded by the coding sequence TTGAAAAATACGAACAAATTGTATCGAAAGTTGCTTATTATTGGATTGATGTTACTGATTTCGCTTCCTGCCTTGGTTGCCCAAGGTCAAATGGAAACTACAAATACCATCACCTTCGCTGGTTCCGGTGGATACCCTCCATTCAACTACATGACGGAAGATGGAGACATCATCGGCTTTGATGTTGATGTTGCTGCTGAGATCGCCAACCGTCTGGATATGGAACTGGAATACGTAGCCACTGCATGGGACGGAATTGTTGAAGGCCTCAGGGCAAAACGCTATGACGGAATTCTGGGCAGTATGGGAATCACAGAAGAACGCGAGGCAGTCATCGACTTCTCCATCCCTTACTATTACAGTGGCCCACAGTTGATAGCCATGAAGGACGGCGGTATCAATTCTGTTGAGGACCTTACCAGTGATAATACCCTTGGGCTGGTAACTGGTACCACCTTTGAGAATGATGCAAAGAAACTTGGCACCAAGGTTAAACTCTATGAAGATGACAACCAGACTTTGATTGAACTGCTCAACGGTCGTGTGGACGGCGTCCTGACTGACAGGATTGTTGGACTGAATGCCATCAACCAGTTGAAGGATGGAGACAAGCTTACGCTCGTAGGATCGGTACTCCGTAGTGAAGTCATGGGCATAGGTTTCCATGAGGATGACGATGAGCTCCGTGAGCAGGTCAATGCCGCACTCAGCGATATGTTTGCCGATGGCACCATGAAACAGATTAGTGAAAAGTGGTTCAACGGTGAAGACATTACCGTAGAGTAA
- a CDS encoding helix-turn-helix domain-containing protein translates to MSLTELSEKVGNTMANLSNLKTGKISAVRLATMEAICRHLACQPGDLFVYAED, encoded by the coding sequence ATGTCACTTACTGAATTATCAGAGAAGGTTGGTAATACCATGGCAAACCTTTCAAACCTCAAGACAGGAAAAATCAGTGCTGTCAGGTTGGCAACCATGGAAGCCATCTGCAGGCATCTGGCATGCCAACCAGGCGATCTGTTTGTGTATGCAGAAGATTAG